A region of the Carya illinoinensis cultivar Pawnee chromosome 16, C.illinoinensisPawnee_v1, whole genome shotgun sequence genome:
cagtaagcagtacaccatgctgtaacttaataagcatatagtattttcttttgaaaacatgcatcatAAGCCAATACTAATTTTGACAATATTTCCATGCATATGCTTTTtttataacatcatgcatacacttacttcttactatcatgcatatattCACTTCATgctttcatgcaaaatctttatttcttattttcatacatacttatatatcatatcttcatgcatacacttagtttaatctcactttcttttggccgacacactattacgcctcgtgtgttggggttagcggtcctattagacctggattccacccgtggTCACAGGTTAGGAACCCATTTCTGTCAGggggcagcactgggtgcactaccagtactacttacccagcattgcaatctgcccatttctttgatatcatttcctttcatgtggtcattacatattttcatacattaattcattcattttctttttttgaaatcaacatttttaGTATCTTCCTTAGTCTgatgaatatgtttttattttggaaaataacattttatgtcatgcttacatataaataaaatcttagttatttcaagaagcatgtataaaaatttcatgacttaggatctacatacatgcattaccatatacacatacaattaattataatcgataggatacttaacaggggctaccaagaaaggcttgtacataatataaactcatttattctttaattagaggaacgtttggaaagagatagagaaatattcttccacaagagaacttggcatgggcgcatggtcatagctacttaccttgATCCGCTGCAACCCCTTTAACTTtagaaaatcctaatccaataaataacaagtgtgttaaaactcatccaacatcctttagattCCCTTTTTAACGatggttaaaaaaattataaatctaacgtcgttttctacccttaatCTTATTTCAAATAACTACCCTctcgacaaatccttacaagagcaacataagaagatagttaatttagttaacataacatcaaaacagctccatatatgtatttaatcacttaaaacagaacataattatatatatatacaaaacacaacatcaaaacagccctatatatatacttaattccttaaaacagagcatatatgtagatatacaaaacataacatcaaaacagccccatataaatacttaatcccttaaaacagagcatatatgtatatatataaaacataatatcaaaatataagctaaacaatttagttagcttccaaaatcacattaaacaatttaccttaagctcctaaattctttcaagaggtgaagtgaaggtccaaagcttgaaaaaaatgagaggagtttgatttcatgaagaggagaagaaaagagggaagtggCGTTGGCTAGCATGGAAAGGGAGGtgaagaagacttgttcttcatttgttaggtgtagaccgacgGTTTGAAGGGaaaattcttcatttgttaggtgtagaccgaagGTTTGAAGGGaaaattcttcatttgttagtTGTAGACCGACGGTTTGAAGGGaaattcttcatttgttaggtgtagaccgacgGTTCATAAGAGAAGAAGGCTTAGTTAAATTTTTGGTCATTAAAAGCTTAAGGAAATGGAGGGCTAGGATTAGATTTAGGAAGATAACTATTCCCACTACCAATCTAATGGTGGGAATCATTTGTActctttcataaataataaaattttaggatttgaagagaaaatataaggccttaaaaatcatgtgcttaatttattttaacaacccacataaaaataaaaacacacccatctaaaataaaataatatcccactctttttctttgaggtaCGTTCAATCACGAGGACGAGATTATTTTAAGGTGGGGAGAGTTGTAATACCTTAGTCTTACCAGGTAAGTCTTTacgtcattttttttattccttaagttaaatatgttcatgtaaagatttttattattttattttagatgggtgtgtttttatttttatgtgggttgttaaaataaattaagtacatgatttttaaggccttatagtattttctccttaaatcctaaaattttattatttatgaaagagTACAAATGATTCCCACCATTGGATTGGTAGTTGGAATAGTTATCTTCCTAAATCTACTCCTAGCCCTCCATTTCCTTAAACTTTTAATGACAAAAAATTTAACTAAGCTTTCTTCTCTTATGAACCGTCGGTCTACACTTAATAAATGAAGAATTTTCCTTCAAACcgtcggtctacacctaacaaatgaagaatttcccttcaaatcgtcggtctacacctaacaaatgaagaatttCCCCTTCAAACcgtcggtctacacctaacaaatgaagaacaagtcttcttcatctccctttccatgctagccaacgccacttccctcttttcttttcctcttcaagaaatcaaactcctcttattttcttcaagtttTGAACCTTCACTTCATctcttgaaagaatctaggagtttaaggtaaattgtttaatgtgattttggaagctaactaaattgtttagcttatgttttgatgttatgttttatatatatacatatatgctctgttttaagggattaagtatttatatgaggctgttttgatgttatgttttgtatatctacatatatgctctgttttaagggattaattatatatatagggctgttttgatgttgtgttttgtatatatataattatgttctgttttaagtgattaaatgcatatatggagctgttttgatgttatgttaactaaattaactatcttcttatgttactcttgtaaggatttgtcgagagggtagttatttgaagtaacattaagggtagaaaacgacattagatttataatttttttagccatcgttaaaaaggggatctaaaggatgttggatgaattttaacacacttgttatttattggattaggattttctgaagttaaatgtgttgcagcggatcgaggtaagtagctatgaccatgcgcccacgccaagttctcttgtggaagaatatttctctatctctttccaaacgttcctctaattaaagaataaatgagtttatattatgtacaagcctttcttggtagcccttgttaagtatcctatcgattataattgattgtatgtgtatatggtaatgcttgcatgtagatcctaagtcatgaaatttttatatatgcttcttgaaataactaagattttatttatatgtaagcatgatataaaatgctattttccaaaataaaagcatattcatcggactaaggaagatactgaaaatgttgatttcaaagaaagaaaatgaatgaattaatgtatgaaaatatgtaaaggccacatgaaaggaaatgatatcaaagaaatgggcagattgtaatgccgggtaagtagtactggtagtacaCCCAGTGCAACTCCCTGATAGAAAGGGGTTtctaacctgtggccacgggtggaatccaggtccaataggaccgctaaccccaacacacggggcgtaatagtgtgtcggccaaaagaaagtgaaagattaaattaagtgtatgcatgaagatatgatatataagtatgtatgaaaataagaaataaagattttgcatgaaagtatgaagtgagtatatgcatgatagtaagaagtaagtgtatgtatgatgttataaagaaagtatatgcatggaagtattgtcagaattagtattggggtgcggtgcacgggaccggggtttattctgcaggggtgggtccaaagggccctgccttggagaggttccccgacataaaaaaaaaaaaaaagtattggtttatggatgcatgttttcaaaagaaagtactatatgcttattaagttaacagcatggtgtactacttactgagtattagactcactttgtgtttatgttttaaacgtccaggtacagaCGAATCTATTGAGGAGGTGAGTATTTCTGAGGAGGGAGGGGCCGACGTTTAGTAGTCTTtgggtagtttggtttctttttatgaagATATATGTTTCTTACGTTTTAATACTGAACCCCACACgaggatgttttattgagttaacttctagACAAGACACCTTCGGGTATAAGGTATATAGTGGGGTAATGGAAACCCctcctgctttaagttagttttcttttgtaaagacTGAACGGCCTGaatccctttttgtttaaagtagttatgttaaataaatggatgacggactctgagagtcctttgtaaaggaatgtaaaggtatgtctattacatgtttctttcagttagaaattagaatatatgcgtgatgcgttcgaatcgtcacacattatcttttaaaaaataaaaaatatatatacacacccttactagtgtgtgtgtatatatatgtatggaagCTTTGAAAGGAGAATGCAATTATAAGGGGATGGCTTCataccaaaaaagaaattatgaaaTACCAGGGCTGTAGAGTTTGTAGTAAAGGATGTCCAGTTAATTCGTGCTGAGGTTTCTAACTTAATTCcatatttttattagatatCTTTGCTGATCTATAATTTCACTCTCTATGATTGAGTCAGACAAAGTTTTTCTCATTTGCTATAAACTAACCCCTGCAGCAGAATATTGGTTGTCGTGAAGATTTGTTTCCTGGTTTCATAATTTTCTAGTTTCAATTGTGTACGTATCTAGGAGGTAGTAAATATTAATTGTTAACTAATATTAAGTAATATACTTTTATATTTCTCCCGTATTCCCCTTTCCTCCAAAGAAAAAGGTAAGATTGTGAAATCTTTGCACTAGAATAACTCCATACGTCCCAAGTGCCATAGTATCACTAGGTTCATTTTCTAATGTGAAGGTTTTTCCTCATAAAGGTATGGTTTGATTACGAATTTGCTTTTTCCTTGTCGTTTGACATTTATCAATGTGGTTTTGTGATCATTTTGTCATATTGACTCTGATAATAGTAGCTGTAGGATACATTTTCTTGCATCAACATCTGCGTATGTGCAAAGGCTGGATAAAAAATTGCAATCCGACCACTGGATGGTTGGTTTTATAATGCAGGTAATGTTGAAGAATGAGGCACTAGCATTTTATTAGCTTTAGCCTATTTTATTCTTGGATATGGAAAGTTAATACCCATTTCACATAATTCGTGTTCCCCCACTCTACCTCCTCCCTCCCCCTAAAACTCTGGATGACTTTATGCACTTGATATGGATCTACAAGTATCAAAACACAAAAACCTCTATTTGTGTATATGCTTATTGCTGATTGTTGCTGGGAGGGAGTCCTTAAGTTTATCGGTTGGCacaattttacaaattgtgctTTAATGCAAATTTTGACAGCATGGCATGAGCTTTACTAAATCGACctgagtaatatatatttaggcTGTACTAACGCATGGGACTTGCCCTTGTTGCACTATACTATTATTTCCCTCACATTGAGATAACTGCACTATGGCATGATGCTTCACTAATTTGCCCTTTTAATTAGATAGGCAGCGTTTCAAATTTAGGAATTACGCATTGTGTTTTTTCTAGTTGGTTACATCTTGCATCAAATGAGGTTAAGAAATCTGAGTTTTGGATTATTTGTTGGCAGGTTAAGCTGGCCTTTATCTTGTACACCACATTGTGGTCGATATTTCCTTCAATCAGTTAGAAGGGCTCTGCACACTATGTTTTCTTGAGTTGGAGCCTTTTCTGACAAATCTGAACTAAATGCTTGCACGGTAATCAGATGCTTGACTATATAGAGTTAACCAGTTGTATTCGAAAAACtcattaataatttattgaatatAGAGCCAGTTCATTGCAGGGAAATAAAATTTTCGAAAATAACACCTTTTGTTTTATTAGATTGATAAAGTTTTTTTATGCTGTGTAGAGTTTGATTGTTTAAGGTGTTATAATGTAGTATTCAATTATCTGTGTTTTTCGTTGGCCACCCTTTTCTTTAGGTACAGTTTTGCTAGTAATTTTGGGCACCATAGCCTCGTATCCTTTTTGTAATAGTTATTTGTTGCAAATGGAAGATAACGTTGATGGTGCTGCTTAATGTACAGGTTGAGTGTCTGATTGGCAAAGATCATCAGGATAAACTTACGTATTATCTTGATTAAAGCTTGGTCCTACTTGAGAGCCACATTATTGGTGCTGATCATGGCTTGATTTCCACATATGCTTTGGAGACATTGGTCGACGATTTTCCATCGATGTCTAGTTGGCACTCACCATTGTGTTTATTGAGAGAAATTTTAAAGCTCAAATATCCTACTTTATGCATTTCAGAAACAATAGCTGCCCCGGTTTGTAGTACTTAATTGCCTTTCATTAGTGCACCAAGGCCAGTATagattagtaaaagaatctGAAACTGTTGTATTGGATGATTGAATTTATGTGCTATTAAAGTTATCAAAGTATTGGATGAATGAGTTTAAACTATTAGAATACATATGATGTATTGTAGTATTTGGGAATATTGTAAGTGAGTTGTAGCAGGACTTGAATTAGGTACCCCAAAAAAGTCCAAATTTGCGTACTGGGCATAGCTAAtttataaacccatttgcagTGATTTTTTTTCATGCTGCGCATCAAATTTTGAATACGAAATAATCTTTTGCGTCAAAAATCATTCGCTGCAAATGGAAAATATGGCcaaagaaaatgaatatttgcaatgttttttatatgctgtgaaaaaaattatttgcagcAATTTTGGCAGACACTAAAAATTAGAAACCTATTTGCAGCGATATTTTAGCTATTTGTGACAGTAATAAATCGATGCAAAtgaacatgattttttttttttttttgataagtacaactttccattaaaataaataaagatttaCAGTTAGCTATCAAGCCAAATGGCTTGAGAGATAAAGTCCGGAATCCATCCCACCACAATTGAATAggatcaaataaacaagcatgaTGAGTTGCCTCATTTCCTAGTCTATTAACACGAACAATTTTTACATCCACAAACTTTGTCAACAGGCCCCGAATCTCATGAATAATATCTCCCCAAGGTGACAGGTCGTCAACATCTTCATTCAAGACTTGAACTACAAGCAGACAGTCCGACTCCAGCAGCAGATGAGAAATACCCATATGCACAATAAGTTGCAGTCCTCGTAAAACAGCTAAAAACTCAATCACCTCAGGTAACTCCACCTCCCATTCCACCTTAGTAGTTGCCATGAGAATATGATCATGAGGATTTCGCAACAAAGGCTCCAATACCAGCTTGATGAAGTTGATGGCAAGTGGCGCCATCAAGATTCCAAAGCTTGCATACCTCTCAGATTTTTAACCTGTACAGCAATCTCATAGATACTCTGAGATCTATTCACCCTCTCAATCACAGGCAGATATAAAGGCCATAAAGAAGCAAAATTGGGACAATTTAGAAGAGCATGGGCTGAATCCTCTATTGGCGAGTCACAAAAATTGCAACCCACTCCAACATTAACCTTTTTCCTCATTAAAGTATCAACTGTTGGAAGACACTCTAAACAAGTGCGCCATGAAAGTATTTTCACTCATTAATGTTGAATCCTTATTCTCTATATTGCCTTCCAAAGATCCATCTAGACCATAGTAGTAGAAGATTCGCCCCCAGCCCTTCTCTTATTCTCCCTTAACCACCGATAAGCAGATTTCACACTAAATATACCAGTCCTATCCGCCCCCCCTCCCCTCTCCCCACATATGAGCTTATCATGCTGGTCCTTGGACAAACTGGGATCTTCAGAATTTTATCTGCTATATTTGGAGTGAAGAGAGCTCTCACCTCATTAATATTCCACCACTTTGTATCACAATCCAATAGAGCCACAACAGTATCATTATCATCTCCATAGGCACCAACCGAAGTAGCATGGTCCACCAAATCAGACTCTAAATTTGGTATCCATTTATCCTTCCACACTCATACAGTCATACCATCCCTTATCCTCCATCTACGCTCATTCTTGAGAATATACTTCGCTTCCCAAATGCCCCTCCAAGTGTAAGACGGATTTCGCCCCAACTTAGACTCTAAAAAACTTGTATGAGCAAAGTACTTTGCTTTAAAGAGTAGGTGCAAAAGGGAAACTTCACCATTCAAAATTCGCCACCCTTGTTTAGCCAAAAGAGCCATATTAAAGTCCCTCAAATCTTTGAACCCCATTCCACCATTGGCTCTACTCTCACAAGGTTTAGGCCAGCTTACCAGTGAATCTTCCTCTCATCCTTTCGTTGACTCCACCAAAACCGAGCCATCATAGCCTCTAAATCAAAACATAGGACATGAGGAAGAAGGAAATAGCTCATAGAATAGGTTGGGATCGACATTGTCACAGCTTTAATCCACACTTCTTTACCCCCTTGTGATTACAACTTTTCTTTCCAACTCTATAACTTCTTCCAAACTCAATGTTTGGTATCAGAAAAGGCCTGCACCTTAGACCTTCCAACAATAGGTGGCAAGCCAAGATACTTCTCATAATTATTTTCAGCATCATTATGCCACATATCCAAAATCTGTCTCCGAAGATCCGCACTAACATTGTGACTAAAAACCATAGAGGTTTTATCCATATTGATTTTTTTGACCCGAGGCCAACTCACAAGTCTTCAACAGTTGTTGCACATGTAAAGTTTCTTGGACTGAAGCTTGACAGAAAACCACACTATCGTCAGCAAACAAAAGATGATTAATAACTGGAGCATCTCGACATATTCTAACCCCACTAATTTGCTTATCCTCCCTTGCCTTCTTcaacaaagaaataagatcCTTAGTGCAAAGGAGGAAGAGGTAAGGGGAAAgagggatccccttgcctcaatcCTCTAGTTGGAACCACTAGGCCTTTAGGACTCCCATTTACCAAAACAGAGTaagtaatatttttaacaaaaaccaTAATTAGAGATATAACTCTCATATCAAATCCCAAAGAGAGCAAAACTATTTCCAGAAAATCCCATTTTGCTTATATCAACTTTAACAGACATATAACCCTTCGTACCCACTCTCCTTTGTTTCAAATAGTGAATAAGCTTATATGCTATCAAAACATTATCTGTTATCAAACAGCCTGGTACAAAAGCAAATTGAGGTTTAGAAACAACATCATTAAGAATTCCCTTCAACCTATTCGCAATCACCTTCGAGATCAACTTATACATAACATTACAAAGACTCATAGGTCTGAAATCTGTTATTTTCTTACGACTACTATTCTTCTTAGGAACCAAGGTAATAAAAGTATGATTCAAGCTTTGAGGGGAACGCACCAGTATTGAGGGCCGACAACACTACTTTAGTAACCTTAGGACACAAAACTGACCAATAATGTTGAAAAAATATACGGGCCATCCCATCTGGCCTTGGAGCCTTCAAATTTCAAGGCAAGTACCACCTCTGCCTCAGTATAGATAGCAGTCAAAGATTCATTCATAGTAGAAGTAACTCTACCATGCAGACTACTCAAAAAATCCATATTTCCTCGATGTGATGCAGTAGAGAATAAATCCCCACAATAGTCCACAATCAACTTATCTTTTCCATCCCCATGCACCCATTCCCCCCTTACATCTCTCAGTTTCAAAATAGAATTTCTTTTCCTATGAA
Encoded here:
- the LOC122298855 gene encoding uncharacterized protein LOC122298855; the encoded protein is MSVIVNARKNVQMWLARDELMWRQCFKALWLKEGDKSSRFFHLKASIHRKRNSILKLRDVRGEWVHGDGKDKLIVDYCGDLFSTASHRGNMDFLSSLHGRVTSTMNESLTAIYTEAEVVLALKFEGSKARWDGPYIFSTLLVIANRLKGILNDVVSKPQFAFVPGCLITDNVLIAYKLIHYLKQRRVGTKGYMSVKVDISKMGFSGNSFALFGI